The DNA region ttgttttatCATTAGGCCGCCCTTGACTCCTCCTTTCTCATATATATGATCATATGGACCCCTTCAGGGGCGGAGCCAGTATTTTAGTTAGGGGGAGCAAGATTAAAGAGCTGACAAAATATTTTGGATTAAATATACTTTTCATCCATGTAAAATTGAGACATTAGGGTTTTAGTCACAATTAAAATTTCATCTGTTAAGACAATTGAATAAACACAGAAAAGTAGGTTAGTTTTTTATAGACACAGTAAAGTATTTATTTACAAATACTGCTTATGCCTCTTTATTTGATAGGGCAAGAGCCTCTATTTTGCTAATTTTCCTGGCTGGTAAAGTATTAACTGAAAACAAAAGGAACAATGAACATAACTTGTGTCTAAAAATAGGCAGAGACCTTATCTAAAAATACTGTACTTTTCTCACTTATAAAACACTTGGATCTGTGACTTTTACTGAACAGAATGTCCTTTACATTAGATGGATAAATGCTGATCGGTCAAAACTTGATGGTTTTTTCTTGCGCCTGCGGCTTGGGAAGTGGGAAGAAGGGCTAGGTGGAACTGGATACCATGTGGCATATATAAATGGTATAACTAAAATCACAACTTATTCTTTGAATGTGAAATATGCATGAATTAAGTTACTTTACCTCATTATGGATATCCCTGGAGTTTTTCATTGGTTTGATGAGACTATTGGCGGCtagtgttttatttttattattttgttggctttttcttattttcttgttCTCCTGTATGAACAGAGACCGAAACACATAGTTCAGAGCAGAATATAAGAAAATCTCTCTCAGTGAAAATGGGGGGGATCAAGTGTATGGTCCAAACTCAGTATATATCCAATCATGATTTTCTTGAGGTAATAATCAATTCTCATTTCTTAGTTGAGCTTGAGCAATTCTTGTTATAGCATAGTCTGTGCAAGCATAACCAATCAAAAGCTCATTATGCATTAAGATAAAAGACATAGAAACTTCTGCTGAAATTATTTGAATATTATTGTGTTTTGATTGGTTGTGCCTATAAAGTATAATATAAGCATGCATTGTGCTCATGTGAGAATTGCTCTTATTACTTTTCCCTTGTTTCTTATTGTGTACCTATTGTTATTTAAGCTTTTAGTTTTCATGTCCATTTTGACTTGATTAATGATTTGATTGGAAGCCGAAAGAAAATGTGAAGATAGAAAATGGATGGAAAGAAAAATGTGGAAAAGAGAAAAtgtaaatgaaattaaataagatttttttttgttacaaggacCCCGGTTACACCCCGGAAAATAAGATGATCTTATATGTCTAGATGgaggaaaaaattaaagaaaaaaaaggggaaACTTCATTTATCTTCCTTGGATGGATGAAATAGTGAGAGGATAGAAATATTATATTGAATGAACTTTATATTCTTTTGAGATAATAGTGAGTAGGTGGATAGATTTATATCTCAATATAATTATCCTTCTATCTCTGTTTCTTCTTATGAGTGTGGAGAAAAAATTAATGTAAAtccctttttttttatcttccctgtattttatttctatttataaCTAAACAAAAGAAATTGGTATTGGTGCATGTTTGGATTGAAATTAAGATGGGTTTTAATGGAGTTTTGCAGCTTTCCTCGGTGAAAAAGCCAATGGATCAAAGTTACTGGATTAGGATGAAAATTGCTTTTTCTTAACTTCCATTACACGGAATGTGTTTCCAAACACAATAATTTTCTCATTTGTCTCGTTTTATGCAGGAAGAAATCATGGAATGGTGGTCTACCAGCTCAGAAGCTGGTGTTCAgattccatcagaagaagagctGATAAAGAAACTTAAGATGAAAAGAATGTTAGGTCTGTAGAAATTTATTAAGTGTATATATAAGTAATTACCACATAAGCATTTTGTTCTCTCTCTTTTATATTAGGATGGTAGGATATATTCAGTTTGGGGaagttttcttaattttttcacTAATAATTataaacatatttttatttttaaagattTATGTAAAAAACAACAGTGATTCGATTTAAAggaattatatatttattcatCCAATCACATAAATAATTCATTTGACAGTTTTTTGGTTGTAAGTTTATTAGtttaattttgttattgttaGTTTCAGCTTAATTGATTATACGCATTTTCTGCATTTGACACCATAAATAAgagaataattatatcttcacacctcatttttgaggtgtagaaaggtggaggaagagagatagagagaaatgagagagaaagtgaagatgtgatatgtgatttgattgatagagaaaaaagaaataaatagaaataaaagtgaaaaaggaggggagaggtgtgtatatatcataactgtCAATAAGACGGTAACAAATGTTTGATCCTATAGTATGTTTTTTCGTACATCAAAATTAGAGGAAGGTGTTTTCAAATGTTTTAGTACATATTTATTTCCAATAatattttacaattttatttaataaaaatgcGAGTGAACATCTTTCCTAAACATAAATCATGTCCGAGATTTTATTTACATAACTTATATCAAATACAGAAATTTGTATTCtcatattaaattaaaaaaaaaaaaacttttaagaTATCTTAAAATAACGCAATCCTAGAATGCCTAAAGGattcccaaaaaaaaagaacagcCTAATAGAAAATTGTTTCTTTATGCTCATTCCATCTACGTATCATTAGagaaagatagaaataaaagagcgagaaatgagagatatgattagaaagaaaaaaaatagatatataaagaaaaaagagatgtatgaatatatgaaaaatatatCTGAAATCCAGTGATATGGTGCACGGGCTTAGAACTTAAAAGTCATCCGAGTATTTCCCACCAAACATTGGTATGCTGGTTAGACTGAGCTGCCAAGCCAGACACATTGACCAAACTGCCATGATCCCTGGTTTGGTGACGAAGCATTCATTCAGCCAGCCATAGACcatatcactatatattattgaaCATTGAAAATGTTAGTCAGCACGTGAGTTTCAGCTACCACCCTCCAATTCCCTTTCTCCATCCACCTTCCCACACAACACAAACACATGCATATAAATTGCTACTTCCCCTCATTACTTTCCACAACCACAACTCTCTTACAGTACCAACAACAACCACTGCAACTAGAAAACTTCAGAAGAAAAGATGGTGAGTGTAGCTGAGATTCGTAAGGCCCAGAGGGCTGAAGGCCCAGCAACCATCCTGGCTATTGGCACTGCAAATCCACCAAACTGTGTTGACCAAAGCACTTATCCTGATTTCTACTTCAAAATCACCAACAGTGAACACATGACAGAGCTTAAGGAGAAGTTTCAGCGCATGTGTAAGcaatttttttgtcttttttaatCATCATTTATCAATTCCTAGACGTATCAGATTTGTAAAAGTTACTCACTCTTCAATCGGTCCATTAGAGTATAGACTTCAAAGAAATATATATACTACTTCTTAACAATACAATTTGCAAGACTAGTCATTATCAAATTGATTTTCGTGTTGTCTTGAGTTTATTGTACTAATGTTGTTTCTTTATAATTGATTTCAGGTGACAAGTCTATGATCAAGAAGAGATATATGTACTTGAATGAAGAAATTTTGAAAGAGAACCCCAACCTTTGTGCTTATATGGCACCATCTTTGGATGCTAGGCAGGACATGGTGGTGGTAGAGGTACCAAGGTTAGGGAAAGAAGCTGCAACAAAGGCTATAAAAGAATGGGGCCAGCCAAAATCTAAGATTACTCACTTAATCTTTTGCACCACAAGTGGTGTAGACATGCCTGGTGCTGATTATCAACTCACCAAACTCTTGGGTCTTCGCCCATCTGTGAAAAGGTACATGATGTACCAACAAGGGTGCTTTGCAGGTGGCACGGTGCTTCGTTTGGCTaaagacttggctgagaacaACAAAGGTGCACGTGTGCTAGTTGTTTGTTCTGAGATTACTGCGGTTACATTTCGTGGCCCTAATGACACTCACCTAGACAGCCTTGTGGGGCAAGCTTTGTTCGGAGACGGAGCAGCTGCGGTCATTGTTGGTTCTGATCCAGTGCCTGAAATTGAGAAACCTTTGTTTGAACTAGTTTGGACTGCACAAACTATTGCTCCAGATAGTGACGGAGCCATCGATGGTCACCTTCGTGAAGTTGGATTGACGTTCCATCTCCTTAAAGATGTCCCTGGGATTGTTTCAAAAAACATTGATAAAGCACTAGTTGAGGCCTTCCAACCATTGAACATATCTGATTACAACTCAATTTTTTGGATTGCACACCCAGGTGGCCCGGCAATTCTTGACCAAGTTGAGCAGAAGTTGGGTTTGAAACCTGAAAAGATGAAGGCCACTAGAGAAGTCCTAAGTGAATACGGTAACATGTCAAGTGCATGTGTCCTATTCATCTTAGATGAAATGAGAAGGAAATCAGCTCAAGATGGACTCAAAACCACTGGTGAAGGACTTGAATGGGGTGTGTTATTCGGTTTTGGACCTGGACTTACCATTGAAACCGTTGTTTTGCGTAGTGTGGCTATATAATATGCCTGattgttttatttattatgtAACTTCAACAAACTCACTAGATTCTGTATTGAATctttgagaaagaaaataaactcaTATGGAGTTTGGTTATGTATgttcaaattaaattaatgaaTGGTTAGTAgctttattctatttttttaatgcaTCCTTTACAATGTAGTGTTTCATTTTGAATAGCTTCATCAGTTACACTGAAGTGTTTGATTACATAACTCAACAATTTTTAATCTGATAGCCGAAAATCAGTGGTCTTGGTTTGGTTGTAGACAGAATAAGCCACTGAGAATTGATCATTCCCATAGAAAATAGCTCCTTGCTATCATCGTAGCTGAGGTAGCAGCAGGGAAATTACAAGTATTTCTATAAGACATGGATATGGTGTTCATTTGGTATTTCCATCTACACTTGATTGGCACCACTCTGCTTCAGTTTCGTATGCTGCTTTTATCATTGTATTCATTTTGAATTCTAAGCTGATAAAATATCGATTCATTTTGGATGCTTTTACCTATTTAAGTTAATTTCCTTCTTGGTTGTGGCAGAGGCTGCTGGTGCTTGGATCTTGTCCTAAAGAAGAGGAAGGTAAAAACTATGCTTTATTATCTTATTTTGTGAGTGTTTGCTtaattggaagaatctcactTTGTCTGTGGAAGTATTATTCAGGTTGAATTGTTTTAAGTATTACCTAAGTGTAGCACTGTAGCCTTTTCTTTTTGCTGGGCAATATACTTATGAGAGAGACCAGAGAAATGCTTTTTTCTCTACTTTGTTCCAACCAACCTCAAAAGGTAGCCCTTTACAGTTCACCTGTTAGATTTGATACATATAGATTTCTCATTGAGTCATTTTTTACCCAAGCTATATTGGCTTCTGAGAAGGCAGAAGAAATCTTACTCAGGCCTAAGACCTGACTGAGAGGCCCGAGTTGCTTTCTTCAGTTCAGATTCACCATGCCCAGGCTCAATAACATTGATTTGATATGTTTAATTAATGATCCTCATCTTTCTGTTCATTTGCTGGTTTTATTATCCTTATGGTGCCTGATACTAGAAATTTCATCAAATACTGAAGTGCTCATGGCTCCATGCTACAGTCATTTATAACGTACTTATTGAGGTTGTACATTTGTTTCGTGGTCCTTTCTCTTGGTTGAAATGTTCTGATCCTTGATTTTCTGCAAAAAATTGTAGTTGATccttttattataattaaaattggCAGGAATGACTctctttaatttaattatgcATGTATTACATTTTCGTTAGTGTGAGTGTTGGTCGTTTGTGTGGAATATGCAACTTTTTAAAATACAATTATGCTATATAACGTGGTTTATTGTTTTTAGATTAACATGAATCTTGGATCAACTTTTTATGCAAAAGTGAAATGGTTTCATGAATTTATGTCAACTGCATGATTTCTTGCTTATTGTTAATACATACTGTCTAATGCCTATTCTTGCTTCTTACTTCTTCATGGGTCATTCATCCTTTTGCAAATTTATGTGTTACAATTGCTACTCAACATTTTTGTAACAGCATCATCGACTTGCATCAGTGGAAAGAGATTTGCAGCCATATGAGAATGAAGCTCAGCCTTCTAAAGATTGTACCCTTTCTTTAGTTTATGTCCTGATGAATGTTTCAGTGTACCTTCTAATATTTGAGTATGAATATTTTCTTGTGGTTTACAGACAattaaaatttggaaaaaaaatgaatttggcTTTGTTTGTCTCTCTATCGTTggtaatatactaatatatctatgtaattatttaatttttctgcTTTTAATCAGTTTCAGTTATCTGATGGCATGACATTTCGGTTGTGTGGAATTTGTTTCAGTGTAAACTTTTCTGATATGAGAGTTTTATGTATTTTACAATATTGACTGGGATGTGTATTGGAAAAAAACTCTTCTATTCAGCATCAAGCCCCATAATGCAAGTTTGGAAAAAAAACTCTTCTATGAATCTGTTTCAGATTTGTATTAACTGAAAAGCTTGCTGAGTTCAAGATGAGTTTTGTTTATATAGAACTGCAGAGTTTAGCTTCTTAGAGAAGCTAACTATTACAAACTAATCAATCTGAAAGATACCAGTGTAGAAAACCAAGTAGTCTAACAGAACAGCTGAACCATAACAGTGTAGAACTAAAGATAACACTCTAATAtgccccctcaaactcaaggttAGAAAGCAAACTTGTCAACCACATTGAGTTTGTGCGTGAAAGCTGAAAAATGAATAGGAGACAGTGCTTTGGCGAGAATATCAGCCTTTTGATCAAGAGATGTGCCATGCTCAACAATTAAACTCTTGTTTAGAATCTTTTCCTGAACAAAAAAAGTATCCAACTCCATATGTTTAGTTCTGGAGTGTAGAACTGGATTATGAGTTAGGGCAATTGCACTCATATTATCACAGTATACCCTTAGAGTCTGAAAATGAATTTTCAATTCTGTGAGCAATGACTGAGCCCAGAGTAATTCAGCTACAGTATTTGCGAGACTcctatattctgcctctgtacTGGATCGGGCAACCAATGATTCCATGGTGTACTAATTTCTTTTGCTTCAGACATAACAACCCTCTCAAGCAAGTCATGGATATACTTGGATTATCCTAATAGTAGAGATCCATCTTTCAAATGCTAAACTTGAACCTCCAAAAGATAATCCAATTGGCCAAGCTGTTTCAATGCAAACTCAGAATTCAACCTGTCAACAATCAGCTGCATCACTTTAAGAGAGTCACCAGTAACTCTTATGTCATCCACATAGACTAAAATATTTGATACAAGTAGAGGTATGCAATATAAAGAGAGTCAAACTGACTGTTCCTTTAGTTTCTCCAGTTTCCCTGGTTATTTTGGTCTCCTTCTGTAGtccttatttttcaaaataaatattaaaattcagTGTGCTTGCTGGATTTGGTCTCCTGTAGTTCTTATTTATTCAGGAGACATTAGGGTAAGGATTTGGCTTGGAAAGTGGATAGTACAATGCTGGGTTTTAATATCCAGAATAATCTTATTTTCTACTTCCAAAAGCCTAGTAAGATCATTAGAGCTATCTTTCATCAGTATATTTTGAGTTTGAAAGACAATGTATGAATAGAACAACAAAGAAATTAAGAATTGTCACTCAGTGGTGGACTGCAAGATTTATGTGGAATTTATTGTACAGATTGTGGGTCTGAAACTGCCAGTAAATACATCTTGTGGTGACCTATATAGTGGCGGCTTTGTGTCACCGGTAAATGAAACACAATTTCTGGCGCCCTGTACCAGCGGTTAGTGGAAAATCACCATAAATCAAGTTTTGGCACCTATGGTTCTGGGCTTCTGGCAATCTAAAAGAAACAGCTGGTAATTGACTGTGTCacaaacaaaaataaagctaTCACTAGGTTATATAGTTTTTCTCATATTTTcatacataaaaaattatagGAAAATAATGTTGGAgagttttccaaacacactTAGGTTTTGTTATCGATGATGCTaactgaaattcaaacacatacTTAAGTAATGGTAAAGTAAATGTATTCAATAACATATTGCGATGCCAGTACCATATAGAGAGTTTGTTTGACCATATGAGATTATGTGAAGTATATTGTGATGGCCAGTAACTGTAAAGTAAATGTATTCAATAGCATATTCCTCATAATAACACTTACGGTTATGGGAATATGACTACCAGAGTATTTTTTCCAGGTAAAGTATAAATGTGTTTGGTAGGCATTTAACAGTTTTacaattttatttaataaaaaataaaaatagtagTCAGCACCAAACCTATGGTTTTAGACTTTTAGGAATCATTATTGAGGTATTTTCCACCAAACTTCGGAAGGTTATGACTGCGCAGCCAAGCCAAGCCAGCCATTGACCAAACATAGTCACTGATTGTTGAATAAAGAAAGAATGAAAATAGTAGTCAGCACGTGATGCTCAGCTACCACACTCAACTCAAAAATCAACCTTCGCACGGACCACACATATAAATTCCCTTCTCCTCACACAAGTTTCCACACCACAACTCTCTTACACAACCAACAACAACTACTGCAACTTAGCTCAAATTGCACTGCTTTATTTGCTATCCATATTTCTTTGCTTACAAACCTATTTTCAGAaacaaagaatttgaagatGGTGAGTGTTGCTGAGATTCGTAAGGCTCAAAGAGCCGAAGGCCCTGCAACCATCTTCGCTATTGGCACTGCTAATCCTCCTAACTGTGTTGATCAAAGCACCTATCCTGATTTCTACTTCAGAGTCACTAACAGTGAGCACAAAACGGAGCTCAAGGAGAAATTTCAGCGCATGTGTAAGCATTCTACATTTTTCTCTCTagctccattttttttttctatataacATTCATTTACATTGCTAGACAGACTAGTCATTATCAGATTGATTTTGTTGTACTAATGTTGTTTCTTTGTAATTCATTTCAGGTGACAAGTCAATGATCAAGAAGAGATATATGCACTTGACTGAAGATCTTTTGAAAGAGAACCCCAACATGTGCGCTTATATGGCACCTTCTCTGGATGCTAGGCAAGACATGGTGGTCGTAGAGGTACCTAGACTAGGCAAAGAAGCTGCTGTCAAGGCTATCAAAGAATGGGGTCAGCCTAAGTCCAAGATTACCCACTTAATCTTTTGCACCACAAGTGGTGTAGACATGCCCGGTGCCGATTACCAGCTAACCAAACTCTTAGGTCTTCGTCCATATGTGAAAAGGTACATGATGTACCAACAAGGGTGCTTTGCAGGTGGCACGGTGCTTCGTTTGGCTAAGGACTTGGCTGAGAACAACAAAGGTGCTCGTGTGCTAGTTGTTTGTTCTGAACTAACTGCAGTTACCTTCCGTGGCCCTAGTGACACTCACCTAGACAGCCTTGTTGGACAAGCATTGTTTGGAGACGGGGCAGCTGCACTCATTGTTGGTTCTGATCCGGTGCCTGAAATTGAGAAACCTTTGTTTGAACTGGTTTGGACTGCACAGACTATTGCTCCAGATAGTGAAGGAGCCATTGATGGTCACCTTCGTGAAGTTGGATTGACATTTCATCTCCTTAAAGATGTTCCTGGGATTGTTTCAAAGAACATTGAGAAAGCACTAATTGAGGCCTTCCAACCACTAGGCATATCTGATTACAATTCAATTTTTTGGATTGCACACCCAGGTGGCCCAGCAATTCTAGACCAAGTTGAACAGAAGTTGAGCTTGAAACCTGAAAAGATGAGAGCTACTAGAGAAGTGCTAAGTGAATATGGTAACATGTCAAGCGCCTGTGTCCTATTCATCTTAGATGAAATGAGAAGGAAATCAGCTCAAGATGGACTCAAAACCACTGGGGAAGGACTTGAATGGGGTGTGTTATTCGGTTTTGGACCTGGACTTACCATTGAAACTGTTGTTTTGCGTAGTGTGACTATATAATATGTTTGatgattttattattttgtaacACTCAAACTCATCAGATTTTGTATCTGTGAGGAAGAAAATAAACTCATATTGAGTTTGGTTATGTATGTTCAAATCAAAATAATGAATGGCTAATTgctttttttcatttgtttcaaAACTGAATATATGTTTATGTATCATTGTTTGGAAAACATGTGACCCTTATTTTATTGTCAagtgcatgtttgacatgttgATTATTTTTTACATCCTTCAATATCACAGTTAGCATGTTAGGTTGCTGGTCTTAGACTTATTGAACAGTTATCCATAAAGGCTCCTATAGCACCAAGAGAGGCTAACCCCTTCTAATCCTTGCCTCAGTACCTTTTGTGTCTCTTAGTCTTGCAGGGATAAGAATCCAGTCAATGAGATTAAAAACAAATTCCTGGACAGTAAAATCATGCTACTATGTGTTAAAAAATTTCCAGTTATGCATTCTCCTTGTAATAGCTGAATTTATATGTCAAGAAACAAGGGCAAGGAAAAGTCCTTATCAGACGGTGATGTAAATGGAGGAGAGTGACAGCCAGTCAAGTGTTGAAATCTATAACAGTACTGAGTTTTTCCCAAAGTAAGAAGAGACCTAACTTTCAATGACAGTTGATGCTTGGGAGTAAAAGAGGGAATAAAAAGCACGTTGAagaaacttctgataatctgGTTCCAAATCCTATGCTAAACAGGATAGCTCATTCATTAACTGGATATCAAACACGGTGATACATGCTGAGCGCAAGTCATTAAAGAAATTGTTGAGCGGATTTGTGATGTTTATTGTTTCAGATGAAAGTCAGTATTGACATAAATTACAATATTGAT from Lotus japonicus ecotype B-129 chromosome 2, LjGifu_v1.2 includes:
- the LOC130741357 gene encoding chalcone synthase-like translates to MVSVAEIRKAQRAEGPATILAIGTANPPNCVDQSTYPDFYFKITNSEHMTELKEKFQRMCDKSMIKKRYMYLNEEILKENPNLCAYMAPSLDARQDMVVVEVPRLGKEAATKAIKEWGQPKSKITHLIFCTTSGVDMPGADYQLTKLLGLRPSVKRYMMYQQGCFAGGTVLRLAKDLAENNKGARVLVVCSEITAVTFRGPNDTHLDSLVGQALFGDGAAAVIVGSDPVPEIEKPLFELVWTAQTIAPDSDGAIDGHLREVGLTFHLLKDVPGIVSKNIDKALVEAFQPLNISDYNSIFWIAHPGGPAILDQVEQKLGLKPEKMKATREVLSEYGNMSSACVLFILDEMRRKSAQDGLKTTGEGLEWGVLFGFGPGLTIETVVLRSVAI
- the LOC130741358 gene encoding chalcone synthase 4-like, whose protein sequence is MVSVAEIRKAQRAEGPATIFAIGTANPPNCVDQSTYPDFYFRVTNSEHKTELKEKFQRMCDKSMIKKRYMHLTEDLLKENPNMCAYMAPSLDARQDMVVVEVPRLGKEAAVKAIKEWGQPKSKITHLIFCTTSGVDMPGADYQLTKLLGLRPYVKRYMMYQQGCFAGGTVLRLAKDLAENNKGARVLVVCSELTAVTFRGPSDTHLDSLVGQALFGDGAAALIVGSDPVPEIEKPLFELVWTAQTIAPDSEGAIDGHLREVGLTFHLLKDVPGIVSKNIEKALIEAFQPLGISDYNSIFWIAHPGGPAILDQVEQKLSLKPEKMRATREVLSEYGNMSSACVLFILDEMRRKSAQDGLKTTGEGLEWGVLFGFGPGLTIETVVLRSVTI